In Fodinicurvata sediminis DSM 21159, one genomic interval encodes:
- the rplU gene encoding 50S ribosomal protein L21 has product MYAVIKTGGKQYKVAKDDVLTVEKLSANAGDSVSLDEVLMVGAEGDLKVGSPTVSGASVKAEVLEQTRGDKIVVFKKHRRKHYRRKNGHRQELSRIRVTEIVGAGKAKKAAPKKAAAEKTEE; this is encoded by the coding sequence ATGTACGCAGTCATCAAGACAGGCGGCAAGCAATACAAAGTCGCCAAAGACGACGTTCTCACGGTCGAGAAGTTGTCTGCCAACGCCGGAGACAGTGTGTCTCTGGACGAAGTCCTCATGGTGGGCGCCGAAGGCGACCTGAAGGTGGGCAGCCCGACCGTGTCCGGCGCCAGCGTCAAGGCCGAGGTTCTCGAGCAGACGCGCGGCGACAAGATCGTTGTCTTCAAGAAGCACCGCCGCAAGCACTATCGTCGCAAGAACGGGCATCGCCAGGAGCTGAGCCGGATCCGCGTGACGGAAATCGTCGGCGCGGGCAAGGCCAAGAAGGCGGCCCCTAAGAAGGCGGCTGCGGAAAAGACCGAGGAGTAA
- a CDS encoding S41 family peptidase yields MRFLLSVTLAAVFLISAPAFSQNAENDDTYKQLKLFGEVFERVRADFVEETSDRELIEAAIEGMLADLDPHSGYLDSESFKDMREQTRGEFGGLGIEVTMEDGLVKVVSPIDDTPAFRAGVQAGDLITHIDGEPVMGMNLNDAVKLMRGAVDTTIEVTIRRGNEEPFDLEITRDIIQVQSVRSRVEGDIGYIRLTSFTEQTTSGLEDAFDEIRDELGDDLKGIVLDMRNNPGGLLEQAISVSDAFLDRGEIVSTRGRNEDDAQRWNAEGGDMAEGLPIVVLINGGSASASEIVAGALQDHRRAIVLGTTSFGKGSVQTVVPLSGNGAMRLTTARYYTPSGRSIQAKGIEPDITVEQARLEKLDNGGIRREEDLPRHLDNGTPTEIEAPDSQQDGNSEDEEEQVVSPEDQGDPEQDYQLARALDLLRGLSLFSQLEMN; encoded by the coding sequence ATGCGATTTCTCCTATCCGTGACACTGGCCGCTGTTTTCCTGATCAGCGCGCCGGCCTTTTCCCAGAATGCGGAAAATGACGATACCTACAAACAACTGAAGCTTTTCGGTGAAGTCTTCGAGCGCGTACGCGCAGATTTCGTGGAAGAGACCAGCGATCGCGAACTGATCGAGGCCGCGATCGAGGGCATGCTCGCCGACCTGGACCCGCATTCGGGCTATCTCGACAGCGAAAGCTTCAAGGATATGCGCGAACAGACACGCGGCGAGTTCGGGGGACTGGGCATCGAGGTCACGATGGAGGACGGACTGGTCAAGGTCGTATCCCCCATCGACGACACACCGGCCTTCCGCGCCGGCGTCCAGGCCGGAGACCTGATCACGCATATTGATGGCGAACCCGTCATGGGCATGAACCTGAACGATGCTGTCAAGCTGATGCGCGGCGCCGTAGACACGACGATCGAAGTCACGATCCGGCGTGGCAACGAAGAACCGTTTGATCTGGAGATCACGCGCGACATCATCCAGGTGCAATCCGTGCGCAGCCGCGTCGAGGGAGATATCGGCTATATCCGCCTGACCTCCTTCACGGAACAGACCACCAGCGGTCTTGAGGACGCCTTCGATGAAATCCGCGATGAGCTGGGCGATGACCTGAAAGGTATTGTCCTGGACATGAGAAACAATCCTGGCGGTCTTCTGGAACAGGCCATCAGCGTCAGCGACGCCTTCCTGGACCGGGGCGAGATCGTGTCCACACGCGGCCGGAACGAGGACGACGCCCAGCGCTGGAATGCGGAAGGCGGAGACATGGCGGAAGGCCTGCCCATCGTTGTCCTGATCAACGGCGGTTCGGCTTCGGCCTCGGAAATCGTGGCCGGGGCCCTGCAGGATCATCGCCGTGCCATCGTCCTGGGCACCACCTCCTTCGGCAAGGGCTCCGTCCAGACGGTCGTTCCGCTGTCTGGCAACGGAGCCATGCGCCTGACCACGGCACGCTACTACACGCCCAGTGGCCGCTCCATCCAGGCGAAGGGGATCGAGCCGGACATCACGGTGGAACAGGCCCGCTTGGAGAAACTCGATAATGGCGGCATCCGCCGTGAAGAGGATCTGCCGCGTCACCTGGACAACGGAACCCCCACGGAGATTGAAGCACCGGACTCCCAGCAGGACGGCAACAGCGAGGATGAAGAGGAACAGGTCGTCTCGCCCGAGGATCAGGGCGATCCCGAGCAGGACTACCAGCTGGCACGGGCCCTCGACCTCCTGCGTGGCCTGTCACTCTTTAGCCAACTGGAAATGAACTGA
- the obgE gene encoding GTPase ObgE has translation MKFLDEAKIFLKSGDGGGGSVSFRREKYVEFGGPDGGNGGRGGDIVFQAVDGLNTLIDFRYQQHFKAGRGTHGMGRDRSGPAGETITIKVPVGTQILAEDKETLLADLTEVGQSMTLLRGGDGGFGNAHFKSSTNQAPRRADPGWPGAERWVWLRLKLIADAGLVGLPNAGKSTFLSAVSRARPKVADYPFTTLHPNLGVIRNDEADFVLADIPGLIEGAHQGAGLGDRFLGHVERCGVLLHLVDGTQEDPIAAWRTVRHELAAYGGDLAEKPEVLALNKTDALDEETIRTRQKALAEASGEEVHAISGISGRGVKQVLRLLQQHIRSYRAAEAEAEAARQQALEELSAQRDDD, from the coding sequence ATGAAGTTTCTCGACGAAGCCAAGATTTTCCTGAAAAGCGGTGACGGCGGAGGCGGATCGGTCTCCTTCCGGCGCGAGAAGTATGTCGAGTTCGGCGGACCCGACGGCGGCAACGGCGGTCGCGGCGGCGACATCGTCTTTCAGGCGGTGGACGGCCTGAACACCCTGATCGACTTCCGCTATCAACAGCATTTCAAGGCCGGCCGTGGAACCCACGGCATGGGGCGCGACCGCTCGGGACCGGCCGGAGAAACCATTACCATCAAGGTGCCCGTAGGCACCCAGATCCTGGCCGAGGACAAGGAAACCCTGCTGGCCGACCTGACCGAGGTCGGGCAGTCCATGACTCTGCTGCGCGGGGGCGACGGCGGCTTCGGCAATGCCCACTTCAAGTCCTCCACCAACCAGGCGCCACGCCGCGCCGATCCCGGCTGGCCGGGTGCGGAGCGCTGGGTCTGGCTGCGCCTGAAGCTGATAGCGGACGCCGGCCTGGTCGGCCTGCCCAACGCCGGCAAGTCCACCTTCCTCTCCGCCGTCAGCCGCGCCCGGCCCAAGGTGGCGGATTACCCCTTCACCACCCTGCACCCCAATCTGGGCGTCATCCGCAACGACGAGGCCGATTTCGTGCTGGCGGACATTCCCGGGCTGATCGAGGGCGCACACCAGGGCGCGGGGCTAGGCGACCGCTTCCTGGGCCATGTGGAGCGCTGCGGCGTTCTTTTACATCTGGTGGATGGCACCCAGGAAGACCCGATCGCCGCCTGGAGAACCGTGCGCCATGAGTTGGCGGCCTATGGCGGCGACCTGGCCGAGAAGCCGGAGGTTCTGGCGCTGAACAAGACCGACGCGCTGGACGAGGAAACCATCCGTACGCGCCAGAAAGCCCTGGCCGAGGCCTCGGGCGAAGAGGTCCATGCAATCTCCGGCATATCCGGGCGGGGCGTAAAGCAGGTCCTGCGCCTGTTGCAGCAGCATATCCGCAGCTACCGTGCCGCCGAGGCCGAAGCCGAGGCTGCGCGCCAGCAGGCCCTTGAGGAGCTGAGCGCGCAACGCGACGATGACTGA
- a CDS encoding nicotinate-nucleotide adenylyltransferase, with amino-acid sequence MSRNRPKPVRCPTPAMLGQALGAPLPKPGRRIGLLGGSFNPAHQGHRHIALEACKRLKLDEVWLLVSPQNPLKEAAGMAGLEARLASARQIAQHPRLRVTTLETALGTRVTADTLKALCRCFPGVDFVWLMGADNLAQVHRWGRWTEIFNTLPVAVLDRPSYSLSVLYAKAAQRFASARVAEQRAATLPRRSAPAWTFLHIRLNPLSATALRERRSALADGTGKTATGEAFAQASLRPDKE; translated from the coding sequence ATGTCGCGAAATCGCCCGAAACCTGTCCGCTGCCCCACACCAGCCATGCTCGGACAGGCCCTGGGCGCCCCCCTGCCCAAGCCTGGCCGCCGGATCGGCCTGTTGGGCGGGTCCTTCAATCCGGCCCACCAGGGACACCGGCATATTGCCCTGGAAGCCTGCAAGCGCCTGAAGCTGGATGAGGTCTGGCTTTTGGTCAGCCCGCAGAACCCCCTCAAGGAGGCGGCCGGAATGGCCGGGCTGGAAGCACGCCTGGCCTCGGCGCGACAAATCGCGCAACACCCGCGTCTGCGGGTCACGACCCTGGAAACCGCACTGGGCACCCGTGTGACGGCAGACACGCTGAAGGCGCTGTGCCGCTGCTTTCCCGGGGTCGATTTCGTCTGGTTGATGGGGGCAGACAACCTGGCTCAGGTCCATCGCTGGGGGCGTTGGACCGAAATCTTTAACACGCTCCCCGTTGCGGTCCTTGATCGTCCATCCTATTCTTTATCTGTGTTGTATGCCAAGGCAGCGCAGCGGTTCGCAAGTGCCCGAGTTGCGGAACAACGGGCCGCCACGCTTCCAAGGCGATCTGCGCCGGCATGGACCTTTCTGCACATACGGCTCAATCCCCTTTCGGCAACGGCACTGAGAGAACGCCGCAGCGCTCTGGCTGACGGCACCGGAAAAACCGCCACCGGCGAGGCGTTTGCCCAGGCGAGCCTTCGCCCAGACAAGGAGTAA
- the rlmH gene encoding 23S rRNA (pseudouridine(1915)-N(3))-methyltransferase RlmH, whose protein sequence is MQITILAVGRFRSGPQRALYEDYASRLKKGALLGPLKLQEVEEKRNLEPERLKAREGELLARALPGGAHCIALDERGDNLDSAQLAGLLGQWREEGQRETVFLIGGADGLSPELRERADKVLSFGRMTWPHQLVRGLLAEQIFRANAILSGHPYHRAD, encoded by the coding sequence ATGCAGATCACGATACTTGCCGTTGGCCGTTTCCGTTCCGGGCCCCAACGCGCCCTCTACGAAGATTATGCAAGCCGCCTGAAGAAGGGGGCCCTGCTGGGGCCGCTCAAGCTGCAGGAAGTGGAAGAGAAGCGTAACCTCGAGCCCGAGCGCCTGAAGGCACGTGAAGGCGAACTGCTGGCCCGCGCCTTGCCGGGCGGAGCGCACTGCATCGCGCTGGATGAACGTGGCGACAACCTGGACAGCGCCCAACTGGCCGGGCTTCTGGGCCAATGGCGCGAGGAGGGGCAGCGCGAGACCGTGTTCCTGATCGGCGGCGCCGACGGCCTCTCGCCCGAGCTGCGCGAACGCGCGGACAAGGTCCTCAGCTTCGGGCGCATGACCTGGCCGCACCAGCTGGTCCGTGGGCTGCTGGCCGAACAGATCTTCCGCGCCAACGCCATCCTGAGCGGCCATCCCTACCATCGGGCAGACTGA
- the proB gene encoding glutamate 5-kinase encodes MTETSPLDSARRIVVKIGSALLVEESDGSIRHGWLQSLARDLADLHGQGREVIVVSSGAIAVGRHYLGLGNGRLKLEEKQAAAATGQLRLAHAYQESLAAHDITVSQILLTLGDTEERRRHLNARNTLNTLLRHRSLPVINENDTIATSEIRFGDNDRLAARVAAMINAEALILLSDIDGLYTSDPRSDPKAEHIPQIPRLSADIEAMAGQAPPGHSSGGMVTKLAAARIAVGAGCHMAIADGRAEAPLRRLAEGARCSWFLSETEPLAARKQWIAGALKPSGRIHIDAGARQALLDGRSLLPAGVIVVEGNFERGDSVVVCDGAGEEIARGLSAYGADDARRILGHKSRDIETILGYRGREEMIHRDDLVLTTLEKGAAG; translated from the coding sequence ATGACTGAGACCTCGCCCCTGGACAGCGCCCGGCGCATCGTCGTCAAGATCGGCTCGGCCCTGCTGGTCGAGGAAAGCGATGGCAGCATCCGTCATGGCTGGCTGCAAAGCCTGGCCCGGGACCTGGCGGACCTGCATGGCCAGGGACGCGAGGTGATCGTGGTCTCCTCCGGCGCGATTGCCGTGGGCCGGCACTATCTGGGCCTGGGCAACGGGCGCCTGAAGCTGGAGGAGAAACAGGCGGCCGCGGCCACGGGCCAGCTGCGCCTGGCCCATGCCTACCAGGAAAGCCTGGCCGCCCACGACATCACGGTCTCGCAGATACTGCTGACCCTGGGCGACACCGAGGAGCGCCGCCGGCACCTGAACGCGCGCAACACCCTCAACACACTGCTGCGCCACCGCAGCCTTCCGGTCATCAACGAGAACGACACCATCGCCACCAGTGAGATCCGTTTCGGCGACAACGACCGTCTCGCAGCCCGGGTCGCGGCCATGATCAATGCCGAGGCCCTCATCCTACTCTCGGACATCGACGGCCTTTACACCAGCGATCCCCGCAGCGATCCGAAGGCCGAACATATCCCACAGATCCCGCGCCTGTCCGCCGATATTGAGGCCATGGCCGGCCAGGCGCCGCCGGGCCACTCCTCGGGCGGCATGGTGACCAAGCTGGCCGCGGCACGCATTGCCGTGGGCGCCGGCTGTCACATGGCCATCGCGGATGGCCGTGCCGAAGCACCCCTGCGCCGCCTGGCCGAGGGCGCACGTTGCAGCTGGTTCCTCTCCGAAACCGAGCCACTGGCCGCCCGCAAGCAGTGGATCGCCGGCGCCCTGAAGCCCAGCGGCCGCATCCACATCGATGCCGGCGCGCGTCAGGCCCTGCTGGACGGGCGCTCCCTGTTGCCTGCGGGCGTCATAGTGGTCGAGGGCAATTTCGAGCGAGGGGACTCCGTCGTGGTCTGCGATGGTGCAGGCGAAGAGATCGCTCGCGGGCTCTCGGCCTACGGCGCGGACGACGCCCGGCGCATCCTGGGTCACAAGAGTCGGGACATCGAAACCATCCTTGGCTACCGTGGGCGCGAGGAAATGATTCACCGTGACGACCTGGTGCTCACAACCCTGGAAAAGGGAGCTGCCGGATGA
- a CDS encoding 2,3-bisphosphoglycerate-dependent phosphoglycerate mutase, producing MGSLVLLRHGQSDWNAQNRFTGFVDVELSDKGRAEAEKGGRLLKDIRFDRVFASTLKRAYDTAEIALEASGTNEHLRQDGVWQITKHDDLRERDYGDLAGLNKAETAEKFGDEQVHIWRRSYDVRPPGGESLKDVVERVGPYFEREILPELKAGKNVLVGAHGNTVRALLVALDCHSPEEISSVEIPTGVPMVFETENGMPKTYRFLDGK from the coding sequence ATGGGAAGTCTGGTACTGCTGCGCCATGGGCAGAGCGACTGGAACGCACAGAACCGCTTCACCGGGTTCGTCGATGTCGAGCTCAGCGACAAGGGCCGGGCAGAAGCCGAAAAAGGCGGCCGCTTGCTGAAGGACATCCGCTTTGACCGGGTTTTTGCCTCAACCCTGAAGCGGGCTTATGATACCGCCGAGATCGCGCTCGAGGCCAGCGGCACCAACGAGCATCTGCGCCAGGACGGCGTGTGGCAGATCACCAAACACGACGACCTGCGCGAACGCGACTATGGCGACCTGGCGGGCCTCAACAAGGCCGAAACGGCCGAGAAGTTCGGCGACGAACAGGTCCATATCTGGCGGCGCAGCTATGACGTGCGCCCCCCCGGCGGCGAAAGCCTGAAGGACGTGGTCGAGCGGGTCGGCCCCTACTTCGAGCGCGAGATCCTGCCCGAGCTAAAGGCCGGGAAGAATGTGCTGGTCGGCGCACACGGCAACACCGTCCGCGCCCTTCTGGTGGCCCTGGACTGTCACAGCCCCGAGGAAATCTCGAGCGTGGAAATCCCCACCGGCGTGCCGATGGTCTTCGAAACCGAGAACGGCATGCCGAAGACCTACCGCTTTCTGGACGGCAAGTGA
- a CDS encoding murein hydrolase activator EnvC family protein: protein MPSRSAHLLQLTALLPFAVGLWLSFAGLAAAQEGEEADTEEAGEQLEEVERALERDRERARELEEQAESLRTEIQDVRQESVEVAGSVQELESEITQLELLLAVHHVQALRLDVSLTRRKSQLGDTLAALQRIAVFPPDAVLGAPGQPLDSLRSAMLLSETIPQMEEQAATIRRELEEQQALENEILSQRDKLTERRSQLEDQQQQLERLAERKRALEEEARAERARTEERLEELAGQADDLRDLIARLEAEAERERKRRAAEARAAAEAAARAQRLREEAQRAEEERRADQERAKQEAEAAEQEAEEARERQQAALPSRPPSNLRNFPDQPGGLVMPARGSITAGFGDRHPHLEGEDSEGVILRTRKAAQVVAPFDGKVAYAGPFRRYGLILIIEHDERYHSLLAGFDRLTAEAGQWVMAGEPVGSMKETGDEDPELYIELRRAGQPIDPLPWLETSRNEAQG from the coding sequence ATGCCTTCACGTTCCGCCCACCTTCTCCAACTGACCGCTCTCCTGCCGTTTGCGGTCGGGCTATGGCTGTCGTTCGCGGGGCTCGCCGCGGCGCAGGAGGGCGAGGAAGCTGACACAGAAGAAGCCGGTGAACAGCTGGAAGAGGTCGAACGCGCTCTGGAGCGCGATCGTGAGCGGGCACGGGAACTCGAGGAACAGGCGGAAAGCCTGCGAACGGAAATCCAGGACGTCCGCCAGGAAAGCGTTGAAGTGGCCGGCTCGGTCCAGGAACTGGAATCCGAGATCACCCAGTTGGAGCTGTTGCTGGCGGTCCATCATGTCCAGGCCCTGCGCCTGGATGTTTCCCTGACGCGCCGCAAGAGCCAATTGGGCGACACCCTGGCCGCCCTGCAGCGCATCGCCGTCTTTCCACCCGACGCCGTGCTCGGTGCCCCCGGACAGCCGCTCGACAGCCTGCGCAGCGCCATGCTGCTCAGCGAGACCATCCCACAGATGGAGGAACAGGCGGCAACGATACGCAGGGAACTGGAGGAACAGCAGGCTCTGGAAAACGAGATTCTCAGCCAGCGCGACAAACTGACCGAACGGCGCAGTCAGCTGGAAGATCAGCAGCAGCAGCTGGAACGCTTGGCCGAGCGCAAACGTGCACTCGAAGAAGAGGCCCGTGCCGAGCGGGCACGTACCGAAGAGCGTTTGGAGGAACTTGCCGGACAAGCCGACGATCTGCGCGACCTGATTGCGCGCCTTGAGGCCGAGGCCGAGCGCGAACGCAAGCGTCGCGCGGCCGAGGCACGGGCAGCGGCAGAGGCGGCCGCACGTGCCCAGCGGCTGCGCGAGGAAGCCCAGCGCGCCGAAGAGGAGCGCCGCGCTGACCAGGAACGCGCCAAGCAGGAAGCTGAAGCCGCGGAACAGGAAGCCGAGGAAGCACGCGAACGTCAGCAAGCCGCCTTGCCAAGCCGGCCGCCGTCAAATCTGCGCAATTTCCCGGACCAGCCGGGTGGCCTTGTGATGCCGGCCCGTGGCAGTATCACAGCGGGATTCGGTGATCGACACCCGCACCTGGAAGGCGAGGATTCCGAAGGTGTGATCCTGCGCACACGCAAGGCTGCCCAGGTCGTGGCCCCCTTTGACGGCAAGGTGGCCTACGCTGGCCCCTTTCGCCGGTACGGGCTTATCTTGATCATAGAGCACGACGAACGATATCATTCCCTCCTGGCCGGCTTCGATCGCCTGACGGCAGAGGCCGGCCAGTGGGTCATGGCAGGCGAACCTGTCGGTTCCATGAAGGAAACGGGTGACGAAGACCCGGAACTTTACATAGAGTTGAGGCGGGCCGGCCAACCGATCGACCCCCTGCCGTGGCTCGAAACAAGCAGAAATGAGGCGCAAGGCTGA
- the rpmA gene encoding 50S ribosomal protein L27 — MAQKKAGGSSKNGRDSIGRRLGVKKFGGEEVRAGNIIIRQRGTKWRPGENVGLGKDHTIFSLIEGKVAYRKGAENRTYVSVTPIQEPAE; from the coding sequence ATGGCACAGAAAAAGGCAGGCGGCAGTTCCAAGAACGGGCGCGACTCAATCGGTCGCCGCCTGGGCGTCAAGAAGTTCGGTGGCGAAGAGGTTCGCGCCGGCAACATCATCATTCGCCAGCGCGGCACCAAGTGGCGCCCGGGCGAGAACGTGGGCCTGGGCAAGGACCACACCATCTTCTCCCTGATCGAAGGCAAGGTTGCCTATCGCAAGGGTGCGGAAAACCGCACCTATGTGTCGGTCACGCCGATCCAGGAGCCGGCCGAGTAG
- the rsfS gene encoding ribosome silencing factor, translating to MTQTSVENLPGSLKAVPGTDSDSLIQLVQASLDEDQAVEPVIIDLSGKSSFADYMVIASGRSARQVGAIAEHLRERLKATGLKDLAVEGLTHCDWVLIDAGDVVIHLFRPEIREFYNLEKMWGGTVSGETHETDA from the coding sequence ATGACGCAAACCAGCGTCGAAAATCTGCCCGGCAGCCTGAAGGCCGTGCCCGGCACCGATTCCGACAGCCTGATTCAACTGGTCCAGGCCTCCCTGGATGAGGATCAGGCCGTGGAGCCCGTAATCATTGACCTCTCCGGAAAAAGCTCGTTCGCCGATTACATGGTGATCGCAAGCGGCCGTTCGGCCCGACAGGTCGGCGCCATTGCCGAACACCTGCGCGAACGGCTGAAAGCGACCGGTCTGAAGGACCTGGCCGTTGAAGGCCTGACTCACTGCGACTGGGTCCTGATCGACGCCGGAGACGTGGTGATCCATCTTTTCCGTCCCGAGATTCGCGAGTTCTACAATCTCGAGAAGATGTGGGGCGGAACGGTGTCCGGCGAGACGCACGAAACCGACGCCTGA
- a CDS encoding glutamate-5-semialdehyde dehydrogenase, giving the protein MTAETLESRTEPGLEDQITELGRQARMAAQELAISSTEQRNTALREAAAALRAGTTAILSANSLDLDQARNRGTTGAFLDRLALDEGRIEAMAKGLEDIAALPDPLGRTLAAWEQPSGLAIERRSVPLGVIGIIYESRPNVTADAGGLCLKSGNAAILRGGSESHHTSGVILDCLRAGLLAAGLPETALQRPPTSDRAAVGHLLRLNSCIDLIVPRGGRSLIERVSEESRIPVLAHLEGVNHCYLHAAADPDKALHVVLNAKMRRTGICGAMETLLVERSAAEQLLPPILQALRDKGCELRGDTAVRALDASVTAATDADWDTEYLDAILSVRLVDGLEQALAHIARHGSGHTECIVTEDAQAADSFLVRVDAAIVMQNTSTQFADGGEFGMGAEIGIATGKLHARGPVGADQLTSYKYLVRSNGAIRP; this is encoded by the coding sequence ATGACCGCAGAGACACTTGAAAGCCGGACTGAACCGGGCCTGGAAGACCAGATCACGGAACTGGGCCGCCAGGCACGCATGGCCGCTCAGGAGTTGGCCATCAGCAGCACGGAGCAGCGCAACACGGCCCTGCGTGAAGCCGCCGCTGCCTTGCGCGCCGGCACGACCGCCATTCTCTCGGCCAATAGCCTGGACCTGGACCAGGCCCGCAATCGCGGAACCACCGGCGCTTTCCTGGACCGCCTGGCGCTGGACGAGGGGCGTATCGAGGCCATGGCCAAGGGGCTGGAGGATATCGCCGCCCTGCCCGATCCGCTGGGGCGCACCCTGGCCGCCTGGGAACAGCCGAGCGGCCTGGCGATCGAGCGTCGCTCGGTGCCGCTGGGCGTGATCGGCATCATCTATGAAAGCCGTCCAAATGTGACCGCGGACGCTGGCGGACTCTGCCTGAAATCCGGCAACGCCGCGATCCTGCGCGGCGGCTCGGAGTCCCATCACACGTCGGGGGTCATACTGGACTGCCTGCGCGCAGGCCTGCTGGCGGCCGGCCTGCCCGAGACAGCCTTGCAGCGCCCGCCCACCTCGGACCGGGCCGCGGTCGGACACCTTCTGCGCCTGAACAGCTGCATCGACCTGATCGTGCCCCGCGGGGGGCGCAGCCTGATCGAACGCGTCAGCGAGGAAAGCCGGATACCCGTCCTCGCCCACCTGGAAGGCGTCAATCACTGCTACCTGCACGCGGCCGCCGATCCCGACAAGGCCCTGCATGTGGTGTTGAACGCGAAGATGCGGCGCACCGGTATCTGCGGGGCGATGGAAACCCTTCTGGTCGAGCGCAGCGCGGCAGAGCAGCTCCTGCCGCCGATCCTGCAGGCCCTGCGGGACAAGGGCTGCGAATTGCGCGGAGACACTGCCGTACGCGCCCTGGATGCATCCGTCACAGCGGCAACGGATGCCGACTGGGACACGGAGTACCTTGATGCCATCCTCTCCGTCCGGCTGGTCGATGGGCTCGAGCAGGCGCTCGCGCATATCGCACGCCATGGCTCGGGACACACGGAGTGCATCGTCACCGAGGATGCCCAGGCCGCGGACAGCTTCCTGGTCCGGGTGGACGCTGCCATCGTCATGCAGAACACCTCGACCCAGTTTGCCGACGGCGGGGAATTCGGAATGGGAGCCGAGATCGGCATTGCCACCGGCAAGCTGCATGCCCGCGGCCCCGTGGGGGCAGACCAGCTGACCAGCTACAAGTACCTGGTCCGCAGCAACGGCGCCATCCGTCCCTGA